Proteins from a genomic interval of Treponema brennaborense DSM 12168:
- a CDS encoding GatB/YqeY domain-containing protein — MATTKELFKERMSIRKTDPVRASVLGMLIDAVQKATRELNREETDADIAGAAKKMYDQTQATIAEYEKGGADTAQLKTELAILKEFVPETLSPEKTETEVKRIIEGLAEQDRVLKNIMPLVKAVPGMDMKVAKSIVEALLK, encoded by the coding sequence ATGGCAACAACGAAAGAATTATTTAAAGAACGCATGTCCATCCGCAAAACCGATCCGGTGCGCGCTTCCGTTTTGGGAATGCTTATCGACGCCGTTCAGAAAGCGACGCGGGAACTGAATCGTGAAGAAACCGATGCCGATATAGCCGGCGCAGCGAAAAAAATGTACGATCAGACGCAGGCAACGATCGCCGAATATGAAAAAGGCGGCGCCGACACCGCGCAGTTAAAGACCGAACTCGCAATTCTCAAAGAATTCGTTCCCGAAACGCTCTCTCCCGAAAAAACGGAAACCGAAGTGAAACGGATCATAGAAGGGCTTGCGGAGCAGGACCGCGTGCTGAAAAACATCATGCCGCTCGTTAAAGCCGTTCCGGGCATGGATATGAAAGTGGCAAAAAGCATCGTGGAAGCGCTGCTGAAATAG
- a CDS encoding DUF6056 family protein encodes MNKNREKTFFYGTFILFCLATVIHHRFLNAGYCDDIWFLELSKEYSLTEFLNMRYQTWSSRLIIETVLYFIIQHNQNVWRCCNILSIFLLVYSLQKLCLKETYKKYTWVIALFFYFVFPYKSMGNVGWVTTTVNYLWIAAAGTFALIPIKDALTETGRGQRNAVLKIGYVAAALFAANQEQMAALLAGYYLFFIVYITATRKKIPQFLLLLWACVLVELVFIFLCPGNRLRYDFELNNWFANYAELSMADKIAMGFLYTMAYYCFCDLNFVFIFFSGVLFCTVLIRGNTRKPQPGKAGNLRKIPYYIAAAIPFCASLLLTFFSRNSYFKSRFFVKKLLNTELYFSAGLSAADFALELSFYFLIIICVLIALRYASPCKKVFFLCCLIFCAGICSRIILGFSPGIFISHTRTACFCTLSLFTVMILFTQPYVE; translated from the coding sequence GTGAATAAAAATCGGGAAAAAACGTTCTTTTACGGTACGTTCATATTGTTTTGTTTAGCTACCGTCATACATCATCGGTTTTTAAATGCCGGATACTGCGATGACATATGGTTCTTGGAATTATCGAAAGAATACAGTCTGACGGAATTTCTGAACATGCGTTATCAGACATGGTCGTCTCGGCTGATTATTGAAACGGTACTTTATTTTATCATACAGCATAATCAGAATGTCTGGCGATGCTGCAATATACTTTCCATTTTTCTGCTCGTATACAGCTTGCAAAAATTATGTTTAAAAGAAACATATAAAAAATATACCTGGGTCATTGCTTTGTTTTTCTATTTTGTGTTTCCCTATAAGTCGATGGGTAACGTAGGATGGGTAACGACGACCGTTAATTATTTGTGGATAGCCGCGGCGGGGACGTTCGCACTCATTCCGATAAAAGACGCTCTGACTGAAACTGGCAGAGGGCAACGTAACGCTGTTTTAAAAATCGGTTACGTTGCCGCCGCTTTGTTCGCTGCAAACCAGGAACAAATGGCGGCACTGCTGGCGGGATATTATTTATTTTTCATCGTGTACATCACAGCAACACGTAAAAAGATACCGCAGTTTTTGCTACTGCTTTGGGCTTGCGTATTGGTGGAACTTGTTTTTATCTTTTTATGCCCTGGGAACAGACTCCGGTACGATTTTGAATTGAACAACTGGTTTGCAAATTACGCTGAACTTTCGATGGCCGATAAAATTGCAATGGGATTTTTATATACCATGGCATACTACTGTTTCTGCGATTTGAATTTCGTATTCATATTTTTTTCGGGCGTTTTGTTTTGTACCGTTTTGATTCGCGGTAATACGCGGAAACCGCAGCCGGGTAAAGCCGGAAATCTGCGAAAAATTCCTTATTACATTGCTGCCGCGATACCGTTCTGTGCAAGTCTTTTGCTAACTTTTTTCAGCCGCAATTCTTATTTTAAATCGCGTTTCTTCGTGAAAAAACTGCTTAACACGGAATTATACTTTTCGGCAGGGCTTTCCGCCGCGGATTTTGCACTTGAATTGAGTTTCTATTTTTTGATCATCATATGCGTTTTGATTGCGCTTCGATATGCCTCGCCGTGCAAAAAAGTTTTTTTTCTTTGTTGTCTGATTTTTTGTGCCGGAATCTGTTCCCGTATCATACTCGGATTTTCACCGGGCATTTTCATATCCCATACCCGTACCGCCTGTTTTTGCACACTTTCACTGTTTACGGTTATGATACTTTTTACCCAGCCGTATGTCGAATAA